A single genomic interval of Gossypium raimondii isolate GPD5lz chromosome 11, ASM2569854v1, whole genome shotgun sequence harbors:
- the LOC105802452 gene encoding metalloendoproteinase 1 has translation MAPNLSHHIISQALLLLIIQSLFVNSESHSRSLQLFEGAQKGYTFKGLNHVKQYLKAFGYYYSINDVNFTDHFDSLLESALKAYQQYYRLEVTGKINSDTMKKMSTPRCGVRDVFNDSNDGFKFRMVANYTFFNGMPRWNKRQLTYKLRSSAYVISDRQLRPIIARAFGKWADVSNFTFREAWVFNPSDIVVGFHRRFHWDNYPFDGPGNILAHAFAPEDGRLHYDADENWSTNNLTRLDQIDVESVSIHEIGHILGLGHSRDPNAIMYPYYRLKRNLGQDDIDGIRALYFGR, from the coding sequence ATGGCTCCCAACCTTTCTCATCATATAATCTCACAAGCTTTGTTGTTGCTTATAATACAGTCTTTATTTGTTAATTCCGAATCTCATTCTAGATctctccaattatttgaaggaGCTCAAAAGGGATACACATTCAAAGGACTTAATCACGTTAAGCAATACTTGAAAGCCTTTGGGTATTATTATTCCATTAACGATGTCAATTTCACTGATCATTTCGATAGCTTGTTAGAATCTGCGCTTAAAGCTTACCAACAATACTATCGTCTCGAGGTAACAGGAAAAATCAACTCTGATACCATGAAAAAAATGTCAACCCCTAGATGTGGCGTTCGAGATGTTTTCAACGACTCAAATGATGGTTTCAAGTTTCGTATGGTAGCTAACTATACCTTTTTTAATGGGATGCCTCGATGGAACAAACGCCAATTGACCTACAAGTTACGTTCTAGTGCATATGTGATTAGTGACCGACAATTAAGGCCTATCATCGCTAGGGCATTTGGTAAATGGGCTGATGTTTCCAATTTCACATTCCGGGAAGCGTGGGTATTCAATCCATCAGACATCGTGGTGGGGTTTCATCGTCGTTTTCATTGGGACAACTACCCATTCGATGGCCCCGGAAATATTTTGGCTCATGCTTTTGCACCCGAAGACGGGAGGCTTCATTACGATGCTGACGAGAATTGGAGTACTAATAATCTTACAAGACTAGATCAAATCGATGTAGAATCTGTATCTATTCATGAAATAGGACATATTTTAGGACTTGGGCATAGTCGGGACCCAAATGCGATTATGTACCCATATTATAGGCTCAAAAGGAATCTAGGCCAAGATGATATTGATGGCATACGAGCTTTGTACTTTGGTCGGTAA
- the LOC105802451 gene encoding putative ribonuclease H protein At1g65750 isoform X1 produces MEEEKDAFYVVKKGDVIGIYKSLRDLIAEAGISQAYDPSLRVYKGYGLSKQAEVYLGSCGLKNAAYSISASEVNDNTFGKLVPCPPQQPTSFRGNTSNRDPSPNRLHQILGKDLVGSTSLYTDPRINHMNFTNQVMPSTQMMPSNSPYYIIEFDGASKGNPGPAGAGAVLRTEDGRVVCRLREGVGIATNNVAEYRAAILGMKYALRKGFKHVRVQGDSNLVCMQVQGRWKIKSQNLVELNKVAKDLKDKFISFQINHVDREFNSEADALANQAVNLMNGQVQEDWLLK; encoded by the exons ATGGAGGAAGAGAAAGATGCTTTTTATGTTGTTAAGAAGGGAGATGTTATTGGCATTTACAAAAGTTTAAGGGATCTAATAGCAGAAGCTGGAATTTCA CAGGCATATGATCCTTCCTTGAGGGTATATAAAGGATATGGCTTGTCAAAGCAGGCTGAGGTGTACCTTGGTTCATGTGGGCTAAAAAATGCTGCCTATTCCATAAGTGCCTCTGAAGTTAATGATAACACCTTTGGCAAACTTGTTCCTTGCCCTCCTCAG CAACCAACTTCTTTCAGAGGAAACACATCCAACAGGGACCCTTCACCAAATAGATTGCATCAAATACTTGGAAAG GATCTGGTTGGATCAACCTCACTTTACACTGATCCTAGGATAAATCATATGAACTTTACTAATCAAGTGATGCCTTCAACTCAAATGATGCCCTCAAATTCT CCGTACTATATCATTGAGTTCGATGGGGCCTCTAAAGGAAATCCTGGACCAGCTGGTGCAGGAGCTGTTTTACGAACTGAAGATGGAAGAGTG GTCTGTCGATTGCGTGAAGGCGTTGGCATTGCCACGAACAATGTGGCTGAATATCGAGCTGCCATTTTGGGGATGAAATATGCTCTTAGAAAGGGGTTCAAACATGTTCGTGTACAAGGAGACTCTAACCTTGTCTGTATGCAG GTTCAGGGTCGGTGGAAAATTAAAAGTCAGAATTTGGTTGAGTTGAATAAAGTGGCAAAGGATCTCAAGGATAAGTTCATATCATTCCAGATCAATCATGTTGACAGG GAATTTAACTCCGAAGCTGATGCTCTCGCAAACCAAGCCGTTAATCTCATGA ATGGCCAGGTTCAAGAGGACTGGCTGTTGAAGTAA
- the LOC105802451 gene encoding putative ribonuclease H protein At1g65750 isoform X2, which translates to MEEEKDAFYVVKKGDVIGIYKSLRDLIAEAGISAYDPSLRVYKGYGLSKQAEVYLGSCGLKNAAYSISASEVNDNTFGKLVPCPPQQPTSFRGNTSNRDPSPNRLHQILGKDLVGSTSLYTDPRINHMNFTNQVMPSTQMMPSNSPYYIIEFDGASKGNPGPAGAGAVLRTEDGRVVCRLREGVGIATNNVAEYRAAILGMKYALRKGFKHVRVQGDSNLVCMQVQGRWKIKSQNLVELNKVAKDLKDKFISFQINHVDREFNSEADALANQAVNLMNGQVQEDWLLK; encoded by the exons ATGGAGGAAGAGAAAGATGCTTTTTATGTTGTTAAGAAGGGAGATGTTATTGGCATTTACAAAAGTTTAAGGGATCTAATAGCAGAAGCTGGAATTTCA GCATATGATCCTTCCTTGAGGGTATATAAAGGATATGGCTTGTCAAAGCAGGCTGAGGTGTACCTTGGTTCATGTGGGCTAAAAAATGCTGCCTATTCCATAAGTGCCTCTGAAGTTAATGATAACACCTTTGGCAAACTTGTTCCTTGCCCTCCTCAG CAACCAACTTCTTTCAGAGGAAACACATCCAACAGGGACCCTTCACCAAATAGATTGCATCAAATACTTGGAAAG GATCTGGTTGGATCAACCTCACTTTACACTGATCCTAGGATAAATCATATGAACTTTACTAATCAAGTGATGCCTTCAACTCAAATGATGCCCTCAAATTCT CCGTACTATATCATTGAGTTCGATGGGGCCTCTAAAGGAAATCCTGGACCAGCTGGTGCAGGAGCTGTTTTACGAACTGAAGATGGAAGAGTG GTCTGTCGATTGCGTGAAGGCGTTGGCATTGCCACGAACAATGTGGCTGAATATCGAGCTGCCATTTTGGGGATGAAATATGCTCTTAGAAAGGGGTTCAAACATGTTCGTGTACAAGGAGACTCTAACCTTGTCTGTATGCAG GTTCAGGGTCGGTGGAAAATTAAAAGTCAGAATTTGGTTGAGTTGAATAAAGTGGCAAAGGATCTCAAGGATAAGTTCATATCATTCCAGATCAATCATGTTGACAGG GAATTTAACTCCGAAGCTGATGCTCTCGCAAACCAAGCCGTTAATCTCATGA ATGGCCAGGTTCAAGAGGACTGGCTGTTGAAGTAA